The Streptomyces sp. NBC_00670 genome window below encodes:
- a CDS encoding NADH-quinone oxidoreductase subunit A, translated as MNAYAPILVLGALGAGFAIFSVVMATLIGPKRYNRAKLEAYECGIEPTPTPAGGGRFPIKYYLTAMLFIVFDIEIVFLYPWAVTFDSLGIFGLVEMLLFVLTVFVAYAYVWRRGGLEWD; from the coding sequence GTGAACGCGTATGCGCCCATCCTCGTACTGGGAGCCCTCGGGGCAGGCTTTGCGATCTTCTCCGTGGTCATGGCCACGCTGATCGGTCCGAAGCGGTACAACCGCGCCAAGCTCGAGGCGTACGAGTGCGGAATCGAGCCGACCCCCACGCCGGCCGGCGGCGGGCGGTTCCCCATCAAGTACTACCTGACGGCGATGCTCTTCATCGTCTTCGACATCGAGATCGTCTTCCTCTATCCCTGGGCCGTCACCTTCGACTCCCTGGGGATTTTCGGGCTCGTGGAGATGCTGCTCTTCGTGCTCACCGTCTTCGTCGCGTACGCGTACGTATGGCGGCGCGGCGGCCTGGAATGGGACTGA
- a CDS encoding C40 family peptidase, translating into MSHTAHIRSHRKPRRNASTVAVRAGVAGGVLSTLAVAGASAQASAAEPVTQTLELPTLTADLATQIAQSADATQQAAANYQLRAERDAAAAKAAKEAKSDLADAKKEAKAKAEAKRKAEAARKTAEAASRSSDRTTLASTASTATSTSSSTATGSAAAVVAFVKAQVGKAYVSGATGPSAYDCSGLVQTAFKQVGISLPRVSQDQSTAGTQVSLSNLQPGDILYWGSAGSAYHVGVYVGDGMFVGAQNPSSGVVERPLSYDPPSGAVRVL; encoded by the coding sequence ATGTCCCACACCGCTCACATACGAAGCCACCGGAAACCCCGCCGCAACGCGTCCACGGTCGCGGTGCGGGCCGGAGTCGCCGGTGGTGTGCTCAGCACCCTGGCAGTGGCCGGTGCCTCGGCCCAGGCCAGCGCGGCCGAGCCGGTGACGCAGACACTGGAGCTGCCCACGCTCACGGCCGATCTCGCCACGCAGATCGCGCAGTCCGCGGACGCCACCCAGCAGGCGGCGGCCAACTACCAGCTGCGGGCCGAGCGCGACGCGGCCGCCGCCAAGGCCGCCAAGGAGGCCAAGTCCGACCTCGCCGACGCCAAGAAGGAGGCGAAGGCGAAGGCCGAGGCCAAGCGCAAGGCGGAGGCCGCGCGCAAGACCGCCGAGGCCGCCTCCCGCTCCTCGGACCGCACCACCCTCGCCTCGACCGCCTCGACGGCCACCAGCACGTCCTCGTCCACGGCCACCGGGTCGGCGGCGGCGGTCGTCGCCTTCGTCAAGGCGCAGGTCGGCAAGGCGTACGTCTCCGGTGCCACCGGTCCGTCGGCCTACGACTGCTCCGGTCTGGTGCAGACCGCCTTCAAGCAGGTGGGCATCAGCCTGCCGCGTGTCTCGCAGGACCAGTCGACGGCCGGCACGCAGGTCTCGCTGAGCAATCTGCAGCCGGGCGACATCCTGTACTGGGGCAGCGCGGGCAGCGCGTACCACGTCGGGGTCTACGTCGGCGACGGCATGTTCGTCGGGGCGCAGAACCCGTCTTCCGGTGTCGTCGAGCGGCCGCTCTCGTACGATCCGCCGAGTGGTGCGGTGCGGGTGCTCTGA
- the nuoF gene encoding NADH-quinone oxidoreductase subunit NuoF, giving the protein MMTLAAEDGGTTRPHTFEDGEGTSPEKLLAPVLSAFWDEDESWTLDTYRRHEGYEGLRKALAMSPDDLIAYVKESGLRGRGGAGFPTGMKWQFIPQGDGKPHYLVVNADESEPGTCKDIPLLFANPHSLIEGIVIACYAIRSSHAFIYLRGEVVPVLRRLHEAVREAYAAGYLGKDILGSGLDLELTVHAGAGAYICGEETALLDSLEGRRGQPRLRPPFPAVAGLYACPTVVNNVESIASVPAILKNGKDWFRSMGSEKSPGFTLYSLSGHVASPGQYEAPLGITLRQLLDMSGGIRPGHRLKFWTPGGSSTPMFTEEHLDVPLDYEGVGAAGSMLGTKALQCFDETTCVVRAVTRWTEFYAHESCGKCTPCREGTYWLVQLLRDIEAGKGALSDLDKLNDIADNINGKAFCALGDGAASPIFSSLKYFRAEYEEHITGRGCPFDPARSTAWADQHTEVHA; this is encoded by the coding sequence GTGATGACCTTGGCAGCCGAGGACGGCGGCACCACCCGCCCGCACACGTTCGAGGACGGCGAGGGGACGAGCCCCGAGAAGCTGCTCGCACCCGTACTGTCGGCCTTCTGGGACGAGGACGAGTCCTGGACGCTGGACACGTACCGCAGGCACGAGGGATACGAGGGACTCCGCAAGGCGCTCGCCATGTCGCCGGACGACCTCATCGCGTACGTCAAGGAATCCGGACTGCGCGGCCGCGGCGGCGCGGGGTTCCCCACTGGCATGAAGTGGCAGTTCATTCCGCAGGGAGACGGCAAGCCTCACTATCTGGTTGTCAACGCCGACGAATCGGAGCCCGGGACCTGCAAGGACATCCCGCTCCTGTTCGCCAACCCGCACAGCCTCATCGAGGGCATCGTCATCGCGTGCTACGCCATCAGGTCGTCGCACGCCTTCATCTATCTGCGGGGCGAAGTCGTCCCCGTACTGCGGCGGTTGCACGAGGCCGTCCGTGAGGCCTACGCCGCCGGCTACCTCGGCAAGGACATCCTGGGCAGCGGACTCGACCTCGAACTCACCGTGCACGCGGGCGCGGGCGCGTACATCTGCGGTGAGGAGACCGCGCTGCTCGACTCGCTCGAAGGCCGCCGCGGCCAACCGCGGCTGCGTCCCCCCTTCCCTGCCGTCGCGGGCCTCTACGCGTGCCCGACTGTGGTGAACAACGTCGAATCCATCGCGTCGGTTCCCGCCATCCTGAAAAACGGCAAGGACTGGTTCAGGTCGATGGGCAGCGAGAAGTCCCCCGGCTTCACGCTCTACTCGCTCAGCGGCCATGTCGCGAGCCCCGGCCAGTACGAGGCCCCGCTCGGCATCACCCTGCGCCAGCTCCTCGACATGAGCGGCGGGATCCGCCCCGGCCACCGGCTGAAGTTCTGGACGCCGGGCGGCTCCTCGACGCCGATGTTCACCGAGGAACACCTCGACGTGCCCCTCGACTACGAGGGCGTGGGCGCCGCCGGCTCCATGCTCGGCACCAAAGCCCTGCAGTGCTTCGACGAGACGACCTGCGTCGTGCGCGCCGTCACCCGCTGGACCGAGTTCTACGCCCACGAGTCCTGCGGCAAGTGCACGCCCTGCCGCGAGGGGACGTACTGGCTCGTGCAGCTGCTGCGCGACATCGAGGCCGGCAAGGGCGCCCTGTCCGACCTCGACAAGCTGAACGACATCGCCGACAACATCAACGGCAAGGCCTTCTGCGCCCTCGGCGACGGCGCCGCCTCCCCGATCTTCTCCTCCCTGAAGTACTTCCGCGCGGAGTACGAGGAGCACATCACGGGCCGCGGCTGCCCCTTCGACCCCGCCAGGTCGACGGCCTGGGCGGACCAGCACACGGAGGTGCACGCATGA
- a CDS encoding NADH-quinone oxidoreductase subunit C, whose translation MSDAKGTPGDGKNAPGDAKAAGAAKAAGAADAPNPEKELSAENLPGRRGQGGEEIRVQRGMFGANNGGDTSGYGGLVRSVRLPGAAGRPYGGWFDEVADELEGALEEQGLVPGNVIDRTVVDRGELTFHIEREFLPAVAKTLRDDPALRFELCTGVSAVHYPGDKGRELHAVYHLRSLTHNRLIRLEVSAPDADPHIPSLVPVYPTNDWHEREAYDFFGIVFDGHPALTRIMMPDDWQGHPQRKDYPLGGIPVEYKGAQIPAPDQRRSYS comes from the coding sequence ATGAGCGACGCGAAGGGCACACCGGGTGACGGGAAGAACGCGCCCGGCGATGCGAAGGCCGCCGGTGCCGCGAAGGCCGCCGGCGCCGCGGACGCGCCCAACCCCGAGAAGGAGCTGTCCGCCGAGAACCTCCCGGGCCGGCGCGGCCAGGGCGGCGAGGAGATCCGCGTCCAGCGCGGCATGTTCGGCGCCAACAACGGCGGCGACACCTCCGGTTACGGCGGCCTGGTCCGCTCCGTCCGGCTCCCGGGCGCGGCCGGCCGGCCCTACGGCGGGTGGTTCGACGAGGTCGCCGACGAGCTGGAGGGCGCCCTGGAGGAACAGGGCCTCGTCCCCGGCAACGTCATCGACCGCACGGTCGTCGACCGGGGCGAGCTGACCTTCCACATCGAGCGCGAGTTCCTGCCCGCCGTCGCGAAGACCCTGCGCGACGACCCGGCGCTCCGCTTCGAGCTGTGCACCGGCGTGAGCGCCGTGCACTACCCCGGCGACAAGGGCCGCGAGCTGCACGCCGTCTACCACCTGCGCTCGCTCACCCACAACCGGCTGATCCGGCTCGAGGTCAGCGCCCCCGACGCCGACCCGCACATCCCCTCGCTGGTCCCCGTCTACCCGACCAACGACTGGCACGAGCGCGAGGCGTACGACTTCTTCGGCATCGTCTTCGACGGCCACCCCGCGCTGACGCGGATCATGATGCCGGACGACTGGCAGGGCCATCCGCAGCGCAAGGACTATCCCCTCGGCGGCATCCCCGTCGAGTACAAGGGCGCCCAGATCCCGGCTCCGGACCAGCGGAGGTCGTACTCGTGA
- the nuoE gene encoding NADH-quinone oxidoreductase subunit NuoE, with protein MPELPAPPYPDDVRARLERDAREIVARYPDSRSALLPMLHLVQSEEGYVTRTGMRFCADMLDLTTAEVTAVATFYTMYRRRPSGDYQVGVCTNTLCAVMGGDAIYSALQEHLGVGNGETTDDGKVTLEHIECNAACDFAPVVMVNWEFFDNQTVQSAKRLVDELREGAEVSPTRGAPLCTFKETARILAGFPDEREGAVAASGGAGHASLTGLRLAKGETAPARVVHPRDGGPHETPGDQPSDGAPGDAAPHDPSPSEHLSSHDAPEATSASDPAHPAGPVAEEGE; from the coding sequence ATGCCCGAGCTGCCCGCGCCCCCCTACCCGGACGACGTCCGCGCCCGGCTGGAACGGGACGCGCGCGAGATCGTCGCCCGCTACCCGGACTCCCGTTCCGCCCTCCTGCCGATGCTGCACCTGGTGCAGTCGGAGGAGGGGTACGTCACGCGCACCGGCATGCGGTTCTGCGCCGACATGCTGGACCTCACCACCGCCGAGGTCACCGCCGTCGCCACCTTCTACACGATGTACCGGCGCCGGCCGAGCGGCGACTACCAGGTCGGCGTCTGCACCAACACCCTGTGCGCGGTCATGGGCGGTGACGCGATCTACTCCGCGCTCCAGGAGCACCTCGGCGTCGGCAACGGCGAGACCACCGACGACGGCAAGGTCACCCTGGAGCACATCGAGTGCAACGCGGCCTGCGACTTCGCCCCGGTCGTGATGGTCAACTGGGAGTTCTTCGACAACCAGACCGTGCAGAGCGCCAAGCGCCTCGTCGACGAGCTGCGCGAGGGGGCCGAGGTCTCCCCGACCCGCGGCGCCCCCCTGTGCACCTTCAAGGAGACCGCCCGGATCCTGGCGGGCTTCCCCGACGAGCGGGAGGGGGCCGTCGCGGCCTCCGGCGGCGCCGGACACGCCTCGCTGACCGGGCTGCGCCTGGCCAAGGGGGAGACGGCCCCCGCGCGCGTGGTGCACCCGCGCGACGGCGGACCGCACGAGACACCGGGGGACCAGCCCTCGGACGGGGCGCCCGGCGACGCGGCACCGCACGACCCGTCGCCGAGCGAGCACCTCAGTTCGCACGACGCGCCCGAGGCCACATCGGCATCCGACCCGGCCCACCCGGCGGGCCCCGTCGCCGAGGAGGGGGAGTGA
- a CDS encoding NADH-quinone oxidoreductase subunit D: protein MASARETTEGTVYTVTGGDWDEIAQSAAKSDDERIIVNMGPQHPSTHGVLRLILEIDGETVTEARCGIGYLHTGIEKNLEYRTWTQGTTFVTRMDYLTPFFNEAAYCLAVEKLLGIEDQIPDRATIIRVLLMELNRLSSHLVCIATGGMELGATTIMIYGFRDRELILDIYELITGLRMNHAFIRPGGLAQDLPPGAVDQIREFVKKMDKNLPEYDKLATGNPIFKARMQDVGYLDLTGCMALGATGPILRSTGLPHDLRKSQPYCGYETYDFDVPTADTCDSYGRFLIRLEEMRQSLRIVEQCLDRLEPGPVMVADKKIAWPAQLALGPDGMGNSLDHIKNIMGTSMEALIHHFKLVTEGFRVPPGQAYAAVESPKGELGVHVVSDGGTRPYRVHFRDPSFTNLQAMAAMCEGGQVADVIVAVASIDPVMGGVDR from the coding sequence ATGGCATCAGCACGTGAGACCACCGAAGGCACCGTCTACACGGTGACCGGCGGCGACTGGGACGAGATCGCCCAGAGCGCCGCGAAGTCCGACGACGAGCGCATCATCGTCAACATGGGCCCGCAGCACCCGTCCACCCACGGCGTGCTCCGGCTCATCCTGGAGATCGACGGCGAGACCGTCACCGAGGCCCGCTGCGGCATCGGCTACCTCCACACCGGCATCGAGAAGAACCTCGAGTACCGGACGTGGACCCAGGGCACCACGTTCGTGACGCGCATGGACTACCTGACGCCCTTCTTCAACGAGGCCGCCTACTGCCTCGCCGTGGAGAAGCTGCTCGGCATCGAGGACCAGATCCCCGACCGCGCCACGATCATCCGCGTGCTCCTGATGGAGCTCAACCGGCTCTCCTCGCACCTGGTGTGCATCGCCACCGGCGGCATGGAACTGGGCGCGACCACGATCATGATCTACGGCTTCCGTGATCGTGAACTCATTCTCGACATCTACGAGCTCATCACGGGCCTGCGCATGAACCACGCGTTCATCCGCCCCGGCGGACTCGCCCAGGACCTGCCGCCCGGCGCGGTGGACCAGATCCGCGAGTTCGTGAAGAAGATGGACAAGAACCTCCCGGAGTACGACAAGCTCGCCACCGGTAACCCCATCTTCAAGGCCCGTATGCAGGACGTCGGCTACCTCGACCTGACCGGCTGCATGGCGCTGGGCGCCACCGGGCCGATCCTGCGCTCCACCGGCCTGCCGCACGACCTGCGCAAGTCGCAGCCCTACTGCGGCTACGAGACGTACGACTTCGACGTGCCGACCGCCGACACCTGCGACTCCTACGGCCGGTTCCTGATCCGCCTGGAGGAGATGCGCCAGTCGCTCAGGATCGTCGAGCAGTGCCTGGACCGGCTGGAACCCGGCCCGGTCATGGTCGCCGACAAGAAGATCGCCTGGCCCGCCCAGCTCGCCCTGGGACCGGACGGCATGGGCAACTCCCTGGACCACATCAAGAACATCATGGGCACCTCCATGGAGGCCCTGATCCACCACTTCAAGCTGGTGACCGAGGGCTTCCGCGTCCCGCCGGGACAGGCGTACGCGGCCGTCGAGTCGCCCAAGGGCGAACTCGGGGTGCACGTCGTCTCCGACGGCGGCACCCGGCCCTACCGGGTCCACTTCCGCGACCCGTCCTTCACCAACCTGCAGGCCATGGCGGCGATGTGCGAGGGCGGCCAGGTCGCCGACGTCATCGTCGCCGTCGCGTCCATCGACCCCGTGATGGGAGGCGTCGACCGGTGA
- the nuoI gene encoding NADH-quinone oxidoreductase subunit NuoI — protein sequence MADERKDTDPGFLNPVAGFGVTFKAMFKKRLTEQYPEQQKTTAPRFHGRHQLNRHPDGLEKCVGCELCAWACPADAIYVEGADNTDEERYSPGERYGRVYQINYARCILCGLCIEACPTRALTMTNEFELADSSRANLIYTKEQLLAGLEEGMVDTPHAIFPGTDEQDYYRGLVTRAAPGTERQVAVSKGETPQEAASTSGPDEPASEKVIGR from the coding sequence ATGGCTGACGAGCGCAAGGACACCGATCCCGGTTTCCTCAACCCGGTGGCCGGCTTCGGCGTGACCTTCAAGGCCATGTTCAAGAAGCGGCTGACCGAGCAGTACCCGGAGCAGCAGAAGACCACCGCACCGCGGTTCCACGGCCGGCACCAGCTCAACCGCCATCCGGACGGGCTGGAGAAGTGCGTGGGCTGCGAACTGTGCGCCTGGGCCTGCCCCGCCGACGCCATCTACGTGGAGGGCGCCGACAACACCGACGAGGAGCGCTACTCGCCGGGCGAGCGGTACGGCCGCGTCTACCAGATCAACTACGCCCGCTGCATCCTGTGCGGCCTGTGCATCGAGGCGTGCCCCACGCGCGCGCTGACGATGACCAACGAGTTCGAGCTGGCCGACTCCAGCCGCGCCAACCTCATCTACACCAAGGAGCAGCTGCTCGCCGGTCTCGAGGAGGGCATGGTCGACACCCCGCACGCGATCTTCCCCGGCACCGACGAGCAGGACTACTACCGCGGTCTGGTGACGCGGGCGGCGCCCGGCACGGAGCGTCAGGTGGCCGTCTCCAAGGGGGAGACGCCGCAGGAGGCCGCCTCGACCTCCGGCCCGGACGAACCGGCCTCGGAGAAGGTGATCGGCCGATGA
- the nuoH gene encoding NADH-quinone oxidoreductase subunit NuoH has protein sequence MNGYLAADDLSMFGTDPWWLVVVKAVFCFAFLMVTVLFSIVWERKVVAWMQLRIGPNRHGPWGMLQSLADGIKLMLKEDLVVKRADKVVYVLAPIVAAIPAFMAIAVIPFGPAGNEISIFGHRTAMQLTDLPIAMLYVLAVASVGIYGIVLAGWSSGSTYPLLGGLRSAAQMISYEIAMGAAFASVFLYSGSMSTSTIVEQQQDRWYILLLPVSFILYIVTMVGETNRAPFDMPESEGDLVGGFNTEYSSIKFAMFMLAEYVNMVTVSAVSTTLFLGGWRAPWPISTFWEGANHGWWPMLWFVVKVQLLLFFFIWLRGTLPRVRYDQLMKLGWKVLIPVSVVWLMLVATVRALRNENYGFTDIALYVAGGVLALLLLSFLFDMFRDKGKGKEGQEPAVEQTAFDPMAGGFPVPPLPGQSLPPVPRRRPSRERELIVSGGSDTASDESHATRDGKEASDG, from the coding sequence GTGAACGGGTACCTCGCCGCCGACGACCTGTCGATGTTCGGCACCGACCCGTGGTGGCTGGTCGTCGTCAAGGCGGTCTTCTGTTTCGCCTTCCTGATGGTGACCGTGCTGTTCTCGATCGTCTGGGAGCGCAAGGTCGTCGCCTGGATGCAGCTGCGCATCGGTCCCAACCGGCACGGCCCCTGGGGCATGCTCCAGTCGCTCGCCGACGGCATCAAGCTGATGCTCAAGGAGGACCTCGTCGTCAAGCGCGCGGACAAGGTGGTGTACGTCCTCGCACCGATCGTGGCGGCCATCCCCGCGTTCATGGCGATCGCCGTGATCCCCTTCGGGCCGGCCGGCAACGAGATCTCGATCTTCGGCCACCGCACCGCGATGCAGCTCACCGACCTGCCGATCGCGATGCTCTACGTCCTCGCGGTCGCCTCGGTCGGCATCTACGGCATCGTCCTGGCCGGCTGGAGCTCCGGGTCGACGTACCCGCTGCTCGGCGGTCTGCGCTCGGCCGCGCAGATGATCTCCTACGAGATCGCCATGGGCGCCGCGTTCGCCTCGGTCTTCCTGTACTCGGGTTCGATGTCGACGTCCACGATCGTCGAACAGCAGCAGGACCGCTGGTACATCCTGCTGCTGCCGGTCTCCTTCATCCTCTACATCGTCACCATGGTGGGCGAGACCAACCGCGCCCCCTTCGACATGCCGGAGTCCGAGGGCGACCTGGTCGGCGGCTTCAACACCGAGTACTCGTCGATCAAGTTCGCGATGTTCATGCTCGCCGAGTACGTCAACATGGTGACCGTCTCGGCCGTGTCCACCACGCTCTTCCTGGGCGGCTGGCGGGCCCCCTGGCCGATCAGCACCTTCTGGGAGGGCGCGAACCACGGCTGGTGGCCGATGCTCTGGTTCGTCGTCAAGGTCCAGCTGCTGCTGTTCTTCTTCATCTGGCTGCGCGGCACGCTGCCCCGCGTCCGCTACGACCAGCTGATGAAGCTCGGCTGGAAGGTCCTCATCCCGGTCTCCGTGGTCTGGCTGATGCTCGTCGCCACCGTGCGGGCGCTGCGGAACGAGAACTACGGCTTCACCGACATCGCCCTGTACGTCGCCGGCGGCGTCCTCGCGCTGCTGCTGCTCTCCTTCCTCTTCGACATGTTCCGCGACAAGGGCAAGGGCAAGGAGGGCCAGGAGCCCGCCGTCGAACAGACGGCGTTCGACCCGATGGCGGGCGGATTCCCCGTGCCGCCGCTGCCCGGACAGTCGCTGCCGCCGGTGCCCAGGCGCCGCCCCAGCCGGGAGCGGGAGCTGATTGTCAGTGGCGGGTCCGATACTGCCAGTGACGAATCCCACGCGACGCGTGACGGAAAGGAGGCGTCCGATGGCTGA
- a CDS encoding NADH-quinone oxidoreductase subunit G, translating into MTVTTGTPSGGGEAAVPPEDLVTLTIDGAELSVPKGTLVIRAAEQLGIEIPRFCDHPLLDPAGACRQCIVEVEGQRKPMASCTITCTDGMVVKTQLTSPVAEKAQKGVMELLLINHPLDCPVCDKGGECPLQNQAMSHGQADSRFDGKKRTYEKPVPISTQVLLDRERCVLCARCTRFSNQIAGDPMIELIERGALQQVGTGEDDPFESYFSGNTIQICPVGALTSAAYRFRSRPFDLVSSPSVCEHCSGGCATRTDHRRGKVMRRLAANDPEVNEEWMCDKGRFAFRYAQQPDRLTTPLVRGADGVLEPASWPEALDVAARGLRSARGSAGVLTGGRLTVEDAYAYSKFARVALDTNDIDFRARVHSAEEADFLAARIAGHGHSLDGDGVTYTALEKAPAVLLVGFEAEEEAPGVFLRLRKAWRGHGQRVFALATHATRGLEKAGGTLLPAAPGTETEWLDALAGGVGLEDDGVTAAEALRGEGAVIVVGERLAAVSGGLTAAVRAASATGARLVWIPRRAGERGAVEAGALPTLLPGGRPATDPRAREEVAAAWGVAALPHRYGRDTGQIVEAAAAGELRALVVAGVEIADLPDPARARAALDEVGFLVSLELRPSEVTARADVVLPVAAVVEKAGTFLNWEGRARSFEAALKPDQMTRRLAPADARVLQMLADAMDVHLGLPDLRTTRAELDRLGAWDGARATDPVEVAVPLPRPAAGEAVLAGHRLLLDRGRLQDGDEALAGTRHAAHARVSAATAAEAGVKECDLLAVTGPSGTTELPLEVTEMPDRVVWLPLNSAGGGVASDTGVLPGALVRIGPATPAADAPKEAPKEVEA; encoded by the coding sequence ATGACCGTGACCACTGGCACCCCCTCGGGCGGGGGAGAGGCCGCGGTGCCCCCGGAGGACCTCGTCACGCTCACGATCGACGGCGCCGAGCTCAGCGTGCCCAAGGGCACCCTGGTCATCCGCGCCGCCGAACAGCTCGGCATCGAGATCCCCCGCTTCTGCGACCACCCCCTGCTCGACCCGGCCGGCGCCTGCCGCCAGTGCATCGTCGAGGTCGAGGGCCAGCGCAAGCCGATGGCCTCCTGCACCATCACCTGCACCGACGGCATGGTCGTCAAAACCCAGCTCACCTCCCCGGTCGCCGAGAAGGCCCAGAAGGGGGTGATGGAGCTCCTGCTCATCAACCACCCGCTGGACTGCCCGGTCTGCGACAAGGGCGGCGAGTGCCCGCTGCAGAACCAGGCCATGTCGCACGGCCAGGCCGACTCCCGCTTCGACGGCAAGAAGCGCACCTACGAGAAGCCGGTACCGATCTCCACCCAGGTGCTGCTCGACCGCGAGCGGTGCGTGCTGTGCGCGCGCTGCACCCGCTTCTCGAACCAGATCGCCGGCGACCCGATGATCGAACTGATCGAACGGGGCGCGCTCCAGCAGGTCGGCACCGGCGAGGACGACCCGTTCGAGTCGTACTTCTCCGGCAACACCATCCAGATCTGCCCGGTCGGCGCGCTGACCTCGGCGGCGTACCGGTTCCGCTCCCGCCCCTTCGACCTGGTGTCGTCGCCCTCGGTGTGCGAGCACTGCTCCGGCGGCTGCGCCACCCGCACCGACCACCGGCGCGGCAAGGTCATGCGGCGCCTGGCCGCCAACGACCCCGAGGTCAACGAGGAGTGGATGTGCGACAAGGGACGCTTCGCGTTCCGCTACGCACAGCAGCCCGACCGGCTGACCACGCCCCTGGTGCGAGGCGCCGACGGCGTCCTGGAACCCGCCTCCTGGCCCGAGGCGCTCGACGTCGCCGCGCGGGGACTGCGCTCCGCCCGGGGCAGCGCCGGTGTGCTGACCGGCGGCCGGCTCACGGTGGAGGACGCCTACGCGTACAGCAAGTTCGCGCGCGTGGCCCTGGACACCAACGACATCGACTTCCGCGCGCGCGTGCACAGCGCCGAGGAGGCCGACTTCCTGGCCGCCCGCATCGCCGGACACGGCCACAGCCTCGACGGCGACGGCGTCACGTACACCGCCCTGGAGAAGGCGCCCGCCGTCCTCCTGGTCGGGTTCGAGGCCGAGGAGGAGGCGCCCGGCGTCTTCCTGCGACTGCGCAAGGCATGGCGGGGGCACGGACAGCGGGTCTTCGCGCTCGCCACGCACGCCACCCGGGGCCTTGAGAAGGCCGGCGGCACGCTCCTGCCGGCCGCGCCGGGCACCGAGACCGAGTGGCTGGACGCGCTGGCCGGCGGCGTCGGCCTGGAGGACGACGGCGTCACGGCCGCCGAGGCGCTGCGCGGCGAGGGCGCCGTCATCGTCGTCGGCGAGCGGCTGGCCGCCGTGTCCGGCGGGCTCACCGCCGCCGTACGGGCCGCCTCCGCGACCGGCGCCCGGCTGGTGTGGATCCCGCGCCGGGCCGGGGAGCGCGGTGCCGTCGAGGCGGGCGCGCTGCCCACCCTGCTGCCCGGCGGCCGCCCGGCCACCGACCCCCGCGCGCGCGAGGAGGTCGCCGCCGCCTGGGGCGTCGCCGCCCTCCCGCACCGCTACGGCCGGGACACCGGACAGATCGTCGAGGCCGCCGCCGCGGGCGAACTGCGGGCCCTGGTGGTGGCGGGCGTCGAGATCGCCGACCTGCCCGATCCGGCACGCGCGCGTGCCGCGCTCGACGAGGTCGGCTTCCTGGTCTCCCTGGAGCTGCGGCCCAGCGAGGTCACCGCGCGCGCGGACGTCGTCCTGCCGGTCGCCGCGGTCGTCGAGAAGGCGGGCACCTTCCTCAACTGGGAGGGCAGGGCACGCTCCTTCGAGGCCGCGCTCAAGCCCGACCAGATGACCCGCCGCCTGGCCCCCGCCGACGCGCGGGTGCTGCAGATGCTCGCCGACGCCATGGACGTCCACCTGGGGCTGCCCGACCTGCGCACCACCCGCGCCGAACTGGACCGGCTCGGCGCCTGGGACGGCGCCCGCGCCACCGACCCGGTCGAGGTGGCGGTCCCGCTGCCGCGACCGGCCGCCGGGGAGGCCGTCCTCGCCGGGCACCGGCTGCTGCTCGACCGGGGCCGGCTCCAGGACGGCGACGAGGCCCTGGCCGGCACCCGGCACGCCGCCCACGCGCGCGTGTCGGCCGCCACGGCCGCCGAGGCGGGCGTCAAGGAGTGCGACCTGCTCGCCGTCACCGGCCCGTCCGGGACCACCGAACTGCCGTTGGAGGTCACCGAGATGCCCGACCGGGTGGTCTGGCTCCCGCTGAACTCCGCCGGCGGGGGCGTCGCCTCCGACACCGGGGTGCTGCCCGGCGCTCTCGTCCGCATCGGCCCGGCCACCCCCGCAGCCGACGCCCCGAAGGAAGCCCCGAAGGAGGTGGAGGCGTGA
- a CDS encoding NuoB/complex I 20 kDa subunit family protein: MGLEEKLPSGFLLTTVEQAAGWVRKSSVFPATFGLACCAIEMMTTGAGRYDLARFGMEVFRGSPRQADLMIVAGRVSQKMAPVLRQVYDQMPNPKWVISMGVCASSGGMFNNYAIVQGVDHVVPVDIYLPGCPPRPEMLMDAILKLHQKIQHSKLGVNAEEAAREAEEAALKALPTIEMKGLLR; encoded by the coding sequence ATGGGACTCGAAGAAAAGCTGCCGAGCGGCTTCCTGCTGACCACCGTCGAGCAGGCCGCGGGCTGGGTGCGCAAGTCGTCGGTCTTCCCGGCGACCTTCGGACTGGCCTGCTGCGCCATCGAGATGATGACCACCGGGGCCGGCCGCTACGACCTGGCGCGGTTCGGCATGGAGGTCTTCCGCGGCTCGCCGCGCCAGGCCGACCTGATGATCGTCGCGGGCCGGGTCAGCCAGAAGATGGCGCCCGTGCTGCGGCAGGTCTACGACCAGATGCCCAACCCGAAGTGGGTGATCTCCATGGGCGTCTGCGCCTCCTCGGGCGGCATGTTCAACAACTACGCGATCGTCCAGGGCGTCGACCACGTCGTCCCCGTCGACATCTATCTGCCCGGCTGCCCGCCGCGCCCGGAGATGCTGATGGACGCGATCCTCAAGCTCCACCAGAAGATCCAGCACTCCAAGCTCGGCGTGAACGCCGAGGAGGCGGCCCGCGAGGCGGAGGAGGCGGCGCTCAAGGCCCTGCCCACGATCGAGATGAAGGGGCTGCTGCGATGA